The sequence below is a genomic window from Leptolyngbya sp. SIO1E4.
TGTAGGCATTAGTCTCAACACTCACCATCTCACCGAAAACGCGGCTCAAGAAACTATACAGGGTATCGCTCAAGAAACGCAGCTGCCCTGCACTGACGTGATTCGGTTTGGAGCGAAACCGCTGCTTGAGGCTATCTTAGCGGCGCCCATGCCTGTGGTACCTTAAACCCTTTGCGTAGCCCAACTGCCAAACAATGTCTATTTTTTGCGTAGCCGGTAGGTAATGCGCCCTTTAGTGAGGTCATAGGGCGTCAGCTCAACCTTGACGCGATCGCCAGGCAAGATCTTAATGTAATTCCGACGAATCTTCCCAGAAATGTGAGCGAGTACATTAAACCCATTGTCTAGATCCACTCGGAACATTGCATTGGGCAGAGAC
It includes:
- the infA gene encoding translation initiation factor IF-1, with amino-acid sequence MSKQDLIEMEGTVTESLPNAMFRVDLDNGFNVLAHISGKIRRNYIKILPGDRVKVELTPYDLTKGRITYRLRKK